From Pelagicoccus sp. SDUM812003, a single genomic window includes:
- a CDS encoding class I SAM-dependent methyltransferase: protein MKRSFDLIARPYESLEHFYFGDALERMRHAWLPEIGPCEEALLIGDGDGRFSHALLETNTGIRITSIDTSEKMIELARKRCRNHLDRIHFATSNVLKSSLPADGFDFVGLHFVLDCFEQEQCDALLSRIRSATRAGGLLAYSDFSAHRHWQRFFVKCLYFSFRVTAGLTTSWLPAVDFTPWAIRRHRTEALGGLVFSELWEKRG, encoded by the coding sequence ATGAAACGGTCCTTCGACCTCATCGCAAGACCCTACGAGAGCCTGGAGCACTTCTACTTCGGAGACGCCCTTGAGCGCATGAGGCATGCCTGGCTTCCCGAAATCGGTCCCTGCGAGGAGGCTCTCCTGATCGGTGACGGCGACGGCCGCTTCTCCCACGCTCTGCTAGAGACCAATACTGGCATTCGTATCACCAGCATCGATACCAGCGAAAAGATGATCGAGCTAGCTCGCAAACGATGTCGAAATCACCTCGACCGTATCCACTTTGCAACTTCAAACGTCCTGAAGAGTTCCCTTCCCGCCGACGGTTTCGACTTCGTCGGCCTGCATTTCGTTCTCGACTGTTTCGAGCAAGAGCAGTGCGACGCGCTTCTGTCTCGGATCCGATCCGCTACCCGCGCTGGAGGACTTCTCGCCTATAGCGACTTCTCAGCCCACCGACATTGGCAGCGATTTTTCGTGAAATGCCTGTATTTCAGCTTCCGCGTCACCGCTGGCCTGACCACGAGCTGGCTTCCCGCCGTCGACTTCACGCCCTGGGCGATCCGACGGCATCGGACCGAAGCCTTGGGTGGGCTCGTCTTCAGCGAGCTCTGGGAAAAGCGAGGCTAA
- a CDS encoding mechanosensitive ion channel domain-containing protein: protein MAESTDAAASSAAESEDVVSTFLGIDLEQIGHKAAELVSLYGLNIIAAIVIFIVGRFVAGLVTGGLRKLMEGRKIDASLIGFATGLVHALLITFVIIAALSRIGIQTTSLVAVIGAAGLAVGLALQGSLSNFAAGVLIILFKPFRVGDYVVAGGAEGVVEDIGIFTTTVVTLDHRTQIIPNSVATSGVIENYTKKGIRRLDLVPGVSYGDDIRKVKQVLEDIISKEPKVLAEPAPFVGVLEMADSSVNFAFRPWVKVEDYWPLYFKFNEQIKLRFDEEDITIPFPQRDVHLFKEA from the coding sequence ATGGCAGAATCAACTGACGCCGCAGCCAGCAGCGCTGCGGAAAGCGAAGACGTCGTATCCACCTTCCTCGGGATCGACCTTGAACAAATCGGCCACAAAGCCGCGGAGCTCGTCTCCCTCTACGGACTCAACATCATTGCAGCGATCGTCATCTTCATCGTGGGGCGCTTCGTGGCGGGTCTCGTCACCGGCGGTCTCCGCAAGCTGATGGAAGGACGAAAGATCGACGCGTCGCTAATCGGTTTCGCCACCGGTCTAGTGCACGCCTTGCTCATCACCTTCGTCATCATCGCCGCCCTCAGCCGCATCGGCATTCAAACCACCTCCCTGGTGGCGGTGATCGGCGCCGCGGGACTGGCCGTCGGCCTGGCGCTGCAAGGATCCCTGTCCAACTTCGCCGCCGGCGTGCTGATCATCCTCTTCAAACCGTTTCGCGTGGGCGACTATGTGGTCGCCGGCGGAGCCGAGGGCGTAGTGGAGGACATCGGCATTTTCACCACCACCGTGGTGACGCTCGACCACCGCACGCAAATCATCCCAAACTCGGTGGCGACTAGCGGAGTGATCGAAAACTATACTAAAAAAGGCATTCGCCGTCTCGATCTCGTTCCCGGCGTGAGCTATGGGGATGACATTCGCAAGGTGAAACAGGTGCTGGAAGACATCATCTCCAAAGAACCGAAAGTGCTGGCCGAACCCGCTCCTTTCGTGGGCGTGCTGGAAATGGCCGACAGCAGCGTCAACTTCGCCTTTCGCCCGTGGGTCAAGGTGGAGGACTACTGGCCCCTCTACTTCAAGTTCAACGAACAGATCAAACTGCGCTTCGACGAGGAAGACATCACCATCCCCTTCCCTCAACGCGACGTACATCTCTTCAAGGAAGCGTAG
- a CDS encoding sulfatase-like hydrolase/transferase: MAAQTKSTQPDVLVVMATQWRGSALGVAGDPNARTPHLDALARQSVYLRQAVTPHPFGVFARAAFLTGKSCPANGVRDYFDPLPSRSETLARAFARSGYQSAFFGKWQLYRRDPAAPVVGEAHARIVVPEDCRGGFDYWEGFESGFLLNDPLLHGTDLPEPTRFSGYQSDVLVERMVEFLGRRDEAKPLFAWLSLDAPHPPYASPASGIDRYPEEGLRLLGETTLDPEQRRIALRELSGYYAHVEATDRSIARLIATLKERGQWENTVFVFTSAHGDMHGSHGHFRKGWPHEQSVRVPLMVSWPQALPARCDDRTLISLLDLGPTLLGLSGADSSWKAEGLDLSDCLKGGAAGPIQQELSMPSVPPFEKQCPYPWRAHRNEERTTVFPEGAKSFVIHHLDEDRWENAELR; the protein is encoded by the coding sequence ATGGCCGCACAGACGAAATCGACCCAGCCGGACGTGCTAGTGGTGATGGCCACCCAATGGCGCGGCAGCGCCCTCGGCGTGGCAGGGGATCCGAATGCCCGCACGCCGCACCTTGACGCCTTGGCCAGGCAGAGCGTCTACCTCCGACAAGCGGTGACGCCGCATCCGTTCGGCGTTTTCGCTCGCGCCGCTTTCCTGACTGGAAAATCCTGCCCAGCCAACGGGGTGCGCGACTACTTCGATCCCCTGCCTAGCCGGAGCGAGACGCTGGCTCGCGCCTTCGCCCGGTCGGGCTACCAGAGCGCGTTTTTCGGCAAGTGGCAGCTCTATCGGCGCGATCCTGCGGCGCCCGTGGTGGGAGAGGCTCACGCCCGCATCGTGGTGCCGGAGGACTGCCGCGGAGGCTTTGACTATTGGGAAGGCTTCGAATCGGGTTTCCTGCTAAACGACCCTCTGCTTCACGGCACGGATCTCCCCGAACCGACGCGGTTTTCCGGCTACCAAAGCGACGTGCTGGTCGAGCGCATGGTTGAGTTTCTTGGCCGCCGAGACGAGGCGAAACCCTTGTTCGCCTGGCTCAGCCTCGACGCCCCGCACCCTCCTTACGCGTCGCCAGCGTCTGGGATCGATCGCTACCCCGAAGAGGGCTTGCGCCTTTTAGGCGAAACGACGCTCGACCCGGAGCAGCGAAGGATCGCATTGCGAGAGCTTTCCGGATACTACGCTCACGTCGAAGCAACCGATAGGTCGATCGCCCGATTGATCGCGACGCTCAAGGAAAGAGGCCAGTGGGAGAACACTGTGTTTGTCTTCACCTCGGCCCACGGAGACATGCATGGCTCCCACGGGCATTTTCGGAAGGGGTGGCCGCATGAGCAGTCGGTGCGAGTGCCGTTGATGGTTTCCTGGCCGCAGGCCTTGCCGGCTCGCTGCGACGACCGGACCTTGATCAGCCTCTTGGATCTGGGGCCGACCTTGTTGGGGCTGTCTGGGGCGGACTCGAGCTGGAAAGCCGAGGGGCTCGACCTGTCGGATTGCCTCAAGGGCGGCGCCGCCGGACCGATCCAGCAGGAGCTCTCCATGCCTAGCGTGCCGCCATTCGAAAAGCAATGCCCGTATCCCTGGCGAGCCCATCGCAACGAGGAGCGAACGACGGTGTTTCCCGAAGGGGCGAAGAGCTTCGTCATCCATCACCTCGACGAAGACCGCTGGGAGAACGCCGAGCTGCGGTGA
- the flgB gene encoding flagellar basal body rod protein FlgB, whose product MIDELMQRENYVLAKKLLDVSHAKHQALAGNLANVETPGYKRQDISTSFESQLRRVAATNDVEQIRQLDAKIVTDLNSPSVRADGNNVQLDQELLKMKENAVHYEFLAEYTSGSLRRLQTAISGRIS is encoded by the coding sequence ATGATTGATGAACTCATGCAACGCGAGAACTACGTGCTAGCGAAGAAGCTGCTGGACGTTTCGCATGCGAAGCATCAGGCCCTGGCCGGCAATTTGGCCAACGTGGAGACGCCTGGCTACAAGCGGCAGGACATCTCCACCAGTTTCGAGTCGCAGCTTCGCCGTGTGGCGGCGACCAACGACGTGGAGCAGATCCGCCAGCTCGATGCGAAGATCGTCACCGATCTCAATTCCCCGAGCGTGCGTGCGGACGGCAACAACGTGCAGCTCGATCAGGAACTGCTCAAGATGAAGGAGAACGCGGTGCACTACGAATTTCTCGCGGAATACACCTCAGGTTCTCTGAGGCGCCTGCAAACCGCCATTTCCGGCCGCATATCGTAA
- the flgC gene encoding flagellar basal body rod protein FlgC, with the protein MNIMPGLESTSSALQAEKLRMDIIGQNIANAHTTSGPDGKPYARQMVQFESELLKVGERQDGTPAMLQGVKVKDIVSDKTPGQLIYNPGHPDADEKGMVRLPNVNLTHEMVDLITASRSYEANLQVVRTSKQMAQQALKIGK; encoded by the coding sequence ATGAACATAATGCCAGGACTTGAATCCACTTCCTCTGCTCTGCAGGCGGAGAAGTTGCGCATGGACATCATTGGGCAGAACATCGCCAATGCCCACACCACCTCCGGACCGGACGGCAAGCCCTACGCCCGTCAGATGGTTCAGTTCGAGTCGGAGCTGCTCAAGGTTGGGGAACGTCAGGACGGCACGCCGGCCATGCTCCAAGGGGTGAAGGTCAAGGATATCGTCTCCGACAAGACACCCGGGCAGCTGATCTACAACCCGGGCCATCCGGACGCCGATGAAAAGGGCATGGTCCGCCTCCCCAACGTCAATCTCACCCACGAGATGGTGGACCTCATCACCGCCTCCCGCTCCTACGAAGCCAATCTGCAGGTCGTTCGCACCTCCAAGCAAATGGCTCAGCAAGCCCTCAAGATCGGCAAGTAA
- the fliE gene encoding flagellar hook-basal body complex protein FliE, producing the protein MIDSVSHLAAQQVFKQNAIEHAKLKSVEFPQGAPGIQQPSETKSFDNVVGKFIQEVDQKHKASAAEANRVLLGETDNIHQSMIAAQEAGLAFNLMVEVRNKLMNSYQELMKMPV; encoded by the coding sequence ATGATTGACTCAGTTTCCCACTTAGCAGCTCAGCAAGTTTTCAAGCAAAACGCCATCGAGCACGCCAAGCTAAAGAGCGTGGAATTCCCGCAAGGAGCGCCAGGGATCCAGCAGCCCAGCGAAACGAAGTCCTTCGACAATGTAGTGGGAAAATTTATACAGGAGGTCGACCAGAAGCACAAGGCCTCCGCCGCAGAGGCAAATCGAGTGCTGCTCGGCGAGACGGACAACATCCACCAGTCCATGATCGCCGCCCAGGAAGCGGGGCTTGCCTTCAATCTCATGGTGGAAGTCCGAAACAAGCTGATGAACTCCTACCAGGAGCTCATGAAGATGCCAGTGTAA
- the fliF gene encoding flagellar basal-body MS-ring/collar protein FliF, translating to MLTQFKEIWSSLGANQRISLILAGGLVVLAMIGMMIWAAQPDMQLLYGKLSPEEAGKIIAKLEQKSIPFETGSGGNSIYVESSQVHRLRMELATEGIPAGGSGPGFELFDEGSFGISDFVQRTNFLRAVQGELARTISQFDGVESARVMVVMPENRLLSSREGRDRPTASVFVNASGSLSSSAVNSIRHLVANAIQRLDVNDVVVVDSMGTVLSESLRSDGIGSGISNDVIRYRKSLESYFTGKVQTMLDRVLGPNQSEVRVAVDVETASVQTTEKIFDPESQVARSFTTGEDKQIERETSGEQGGAAGVTANTPANATAPNVSNLKEREDSKKTRTESYEINERVVSSVQNPGSIKRLTASLLVARRMEVSGNESRPVERTPQELEELRDIVVNALGIQLAPGQSSADFVTVKEMTFAADPFMIKEEVLEQDANIQRWIEIGRSGVGAILGIGVILFFLQMLKRHKPEKISIEVMQPEQMLQSRKMEDTSVVTPEMLNELIRQKPANIGVSLREWIDQEVAKK from the coding sequence ATGCTTACACAATTTAAGGAAATCTGGTCTTCCCTCGGCGCCAACCAGCGCATCTCTCTCATCTTGGCTGGCGGCCTCGTGGTACTCGCCATGATCGGCATGATGATCTGGGCGGCTCAGCCTGACATGCAGCTGCTCTACGGAAAGCTTTCCCCGGAGGAAGCGGGCAAGATCATCGCCAAGCTCGAGCAGAAGAGCATCCCTTTCGAAACGGGTAGCGGGGGAAACTCCATCTATGTGGAGTCGTCCCAGGTGCATCGCCTGCGCATGGAGCTGGCTACCGAAGGCATCCCGGCGGGGGGCAGCGGCCCTGGCTTCGAGCTCTTCGACGAAGGCAGCTTCGGCATCAGCGACTTCGTGCAGCGCACCAATTTTCTCCGCGCCGTGCAAGGCGAGCTCGCCCGCACCATCTCCCAGTTTGACGGAGTGGAGTCCGCTCGCGTGATGGTGGTGATGCCGGAAAACCGCCTCCTTTCCTCCCGCGAAGGGCGCGACCGCCCGACCGCATCCGTGTTTGTCAACGCTTCCGGGTCGCTGAGCTCCAGCGCCGTCAACTCCATCCGCCATCTGGTGGCCAACGCCATCCAGCGCCTCGATGTCAACGACGTGGTCGTGGTCGATAGCATGGGAACTGTATTGAGCGAATCACTACGCAGCGACGGCATCGGAAGCGGCATCAGCAACGACGTCATTCGCTACCGCAAGTCGCTCGAGTCCTATTTCACCGGCAAAGTGCAGACCATGCTCGATCGCGTGCTCGGTCCAAACCAGTCCGAAGTGCGCGTGGCGGTGGATGTCGAGACCGCTTCGGTGCAGACCACGGAAAAGATCTTCGATCCGGAGAGCCAGGTCGCTCGCAGCTTCACCACCGGCGAGGACAAGCAGATCGAGCGTGAGACCAGCGGAGAGCAGGGCGGCGCGGCAGGCGTCACCGCCAATACGCCGGCAAACGCCACCGCCCCGAACGTTTCCAATCTAAAGGAGCGCGAGGACAGCAAGAAGACGCGAACCGAAAGCTACGAGATCAACGAGCGCGTGGTCAGCAGCGTGCAAAACCCAGGCTCCATCAAGCGACTGACCGCTTCCCTTCTGGTGGCCCGTCGCATGGAGGTCAGCGGAAACGAAAGCCGCCCCGTCGAGCGCACCCCGCAAGAGCTCGAGGAGCTTCGAGACATCGTGGTGAACGCTCTCGGCATCCAGCTCGCCCCTGGCCAGAGCTCGGCAGACTTCGTCACCGTCAAGGAAATGACCTTCGCCGCGGATCCCTTCATGATCAAGGAGGAGGTTCTGGAGCAGGATGCCAACATCCAGCGTTGGATCGAGATCGGCCGCAGCGGCGTCGGCGCCATTCTCGGCATCGGGGTGATCCTCTTCTTCCTGCAGATGCTCAAGCGCCACAAGCCGGAAAAAATTTCCATCGAAGTCATGCAGCCGGAGCAAATGCTGCAAAGCCGCAAGATGGAGGACACCAGCGTGGTTACTCCGGAGATGCTCAACGAGCTCATCCGCCAGAAGCCGGCCAACATCGGTGTCTCCCTCCGCGAATGGATCGATCAGGAGGTCGCTAAAAAGTAG
- the fliG gene encoding flagellar motor switch protein FliG, which translates to MPALEYKGMNRIQRLATFLVVIGPEAAAHILKEFDDESIELICKEMTSISAIEESTQKAAVEEFSSFILSSYGSLLGGPLYTRRALEIAKGDFKATSILERIAPTSNSAEVIKEIEQMEPRQIFNMIKTEQAQTIAFVLSYLERDKAGPIIGMFNQEVREEVIERLGIMEPTSLELINKVANTLSKNLDTKQKTTLNKSGGIRMVADLLNTLEKEDSKHILANIEERNPSLGAEIRKKMFSFEDLVRLELPDLQRIMREVDSGDLIIALKSATEALKEAVMGAVSKRAAETLAEELEMMGPVKLTEVEAAQERVIQVVRRLEEQEEISLDGGGATV; encoded by the coding sequence ATGCCAGCTCTTGAATACAAAGGAATGAATCGTATCCAGCGTTTGGCGACGTTTCTCGTCGTCATCGGACCGGAAGCGGCCGCTCATATTCTCAAGGAGTTCGACGACGAATCCATCGAGCTGATCTGTAAGGAGATGACCTCCATCAGCGCCATCGAGGAATCGACGCAAAAGGCCGCGGTGGAGGAGTTTTCCAGCTTCATCCTTTCCAGCTACGGATCGCTTTTGGGCGGACCGCTCTACACCCGCCGAGCGCTGGAAATCGCCAAGGGCGACTTCAAGGCGACCAGCATTTTGGAACGTATCGCTCCGACCAGCAACTCGGCGGAGGTGATCAAGGAAATCGAACAGATGGAGCCGCGTCAGATCTTCAACATGATCAAGACCGAGCAGGCTCAGACCATCGCCTTCGTGCTGTCCTACCTGGAACGCGACAAGGCGGGCCCGATCATTGGCATGTTCAACCAGGAGGTGCGCGAGGAGGTTATCGAGCGCTTGGGCATCATGGAGCCGACCTCGCTGGAGCTGATCAACAAGGTGGCGAACACGCTGAGCAAGAATTTGGATACCAAGCAGAAGACCACCCTCAACAAGAGCGGCGGCATTCGCATGGTGGCCGACTTGCTCAACACCTTGGAGAAGGAGGACAGCAAGCACATCCTGGCCAACATCGAGGAAAGAAATCCAAGCCTCGGAGCGGAGATTCGCAAGAAGATGTTCAGCTTCGAAGACCTGGTCCGCCTGGAGCTGCCAGACCTGCAGCGCATCATGCGCGAAGTGGATTCGGGAGATCTGATCATCGCCCTCAAGTCCGCCACCGAAGCCCTCAAGGAGGCAGTCATGGGCGCGGTTTCCAAGCGGGCCGCGGAAACCTTGGCGGAAGAACTCGAAATGATGGGCCCGGTCAAGCTGACCGAAGTCGAAGCAGCTCAGGAACGCGTGATCCAAGTGGTGCGCCGCCTGGAAGAACAGGAGGAGATCAGCCTAGATGGTGGCGGAGCAACAGTCTAA
- a CDS encoding FliH/SctL family protein: MVAEQQSKMHRLVLDQPLVSLSISYDGQEKVATARHKAEVDASYKSGYEDASSQYNQQILDFRSEINALREGTFSQLEQKFQTIVSEAREALMTLTYECVKQTLGGFEMVPEAVEKIVESVVEESGLNEEQMIVRLHSSDIALLEDLEKDLKARHPGLEFVADDTLSRGDCMLSSRFGKIDGLMSTKLEKLQGGLTPS, translated from the coding sequence ATGGTGGCGGAGCAACAGTCTAAGATGCATCGATTGGTGCTCGATCAGCCGCTCGTCTCCTTGTCCATCAGCTATGATGGTCAGGAGAAAGTCGCGACCGCCCGTCACAAGGCGGAAGTCGACGCGTCCTACAAGTCTGGATACGAAGACGCGAGCTCGCAGTACAATCAGCAGATCCTCGACTTCCGTTCCGAGATCAACGCCCTGCGCGAAGGAACGTTTTCGCAGCTCGAACAGAAGTTTCAAACCATCGTCTCCGAAGCTCGCGAAGCTCTCATGACGCTGACCTACGAGTGCGTGAAGCAGACGCTCGGCGGCTTCGAGATGGTGCCGGAGGCAGTGGAGAAGATCGTTGAATCCGTAGTGGAGGAATCCGGTCTAAACGAAGAGCAGATGATCGTGCGTCTCCATTCCTCGGATATCGCTTTGCTGGAGGACCTCGAGAAGGACCTAAAAGCTCGGCACCCAGGTCTCGAGTTTGTAGCAGACGACACGCTTTCTCGCGGGGATTGCATGCTCAGCAGCCGGTTCGGAAAGATTGACGGGCTGATGTCCACCAAGCTCGAAAAGCTGCAAGGAGGGCTGACCCCATCATGA